The following are encoded in a window of Gossypium raimondii isolate GPD5lz chromosome 13, ASM2569854v1, whole genome shotgun sequence genomic DNA:
- the LOC128035900 gene encoding uncharacterized protein LOC128035900 yields the protein MGGGKGGSGGGSKGGCGGSGGGSGNVGGGSTSKGGGGASGMMVAPGSGGAAIISRGAFESNPKGFFAGLHSSEKGNK from the coding sequence ATGGGTGGTGGCAAAGGTGGAAGTGGCGGTGGCAGCAAAGGTGGTTGCGGAGGCAGCGGTGGTGGCTCTGGAAATGTTGGAGGAGGAAGCACATCCAAAGGCGGAGGTGGGGCTTCGGGAATGATGGTAGCTCCGGGGAGTGGAGGTGCGGCCATTATATCGAGGGGCGCATTCGAGAGCAACCCTAAGGGATTCTTTGCTGGTCTGCATTCAAGTGAAAAgggcaataaataa